Proteins encoded by one window of Nasonia vitripennis strain AsymCx chromosome 5, Nvit_psr_1.1, whole genome shotgun sequence:
- the LOC100678423 gene encoding uncharacterized protein LOC100678423: MMMKLKFLAILFFAIICNSLALRRSGNILYFEDDLPKTKQSTSMLSDIAHELFRRSSSSSQVLNLNLSNLLLLLVLKAVVYGAGYIGNHAFKGRGDVVENNILSEGETALALGYLMGDNCLYQAACEVPHTAKEYLGAAEIVFQTINLLPRSIPIGDSYEQTMTEFRKAIDHGLKDQCPSDYSCKKENIHRFLRPQ; the protein is encoded by the exons ATGATGATGAAGTTGAAATTTCTTGCAATACTATTTTTTGCTATAATTTGCAACTCTCTTGCGTTAAGAAGAAGTGGTAACATCTTATATTTTGAAGACGATTTACCGAAAACGAAACAGTCTACCTCAATGTTGTCGGATATTGCGCATGAACTTTTTCGAAGATCCTCCAGTTCCAGTCAG GTTCTCAACTTAAACCTGTCTAATCTTCTACTACTCCTGGTCTTAAAAGCAGTGGTATATGGTGCTGGTTATATCGGTAATCACGCCTTCAAAGGACGAGGAGATGTGGTAGAAA ATAATATCCTTTCTGAAGGAGAAACTGCACTTGCTCTCGGATATTTGATGGGAGACAACTGCTTATATCAAGCAGCATGCGAAGTTCCACATACAGCAAAGGAATATCTTGGAGCTGCGGAGATAGTTTTTCAGACAATAAATCTACTTCCTCG ATCCATACCAATTGGTGATTCATATGAACAAACGATGACGGAATTTCGGAAAGCTATTGACCATGGTTTGAAAGATCAATGTCCTTCCGATTACAGCTGCAAAAAGGAGAACATACACAGGTTTCTACGGCCGCAATGA